In Holophagaceae bacterium, the sequence TACGACCTGCTCTTTGAACGGTTCCTCAATCCGGAACGGGTGACCATGCCCGATGTGGATATCGATTTCTGCCGGGACGGCCGCCAGAAAGTCATCGACTACGTCACCGAGAAGTACGGCCAGGACCGGGTTTCCAACATCATCACCATCAACCAGCTCAAGACGAAGGCGGTCATCAAGGATGTGGCGCGGGTCTTCGAGAAGGACTTCAACTGGGCCAACACCCTGACCAAGCTCGTGCCCCAGGAGCCGGGCAAGCCCATCACCATGGCCGAGGCGCTCCAGAAATCCGACAAGCTGCGGGAAATGTACGACACGGATCCCGAAGTCAAGAATGTGCTCGACATTTCCGCGCGCCTTGAAGGCTTGGCGAGGAACACCGGCGTCCATGCGGCGGGCGTCATCATCGCGCCGGACGACCTCACCACCTTCGCCCCGCTCTGTGTGGACCGGGACAAGAAGGTGATGGTGCAGTACACCATGATGGAGGCCGAGCGCGCGGGCCTCTTGAAGATGGATTTCCTGGGCCTGGAAACGCTGACCCAGATCGCCAAGATCCAAAGCTATGTGGAGGCCCGCCACGGGAAGCCCGTGGACATGGAGGCCCTCCGCGCCTTCGATGACAAGAAGACCTTCGACTTGTTCGCCAGCGGCGACACCGACGGCATCTTCCAGTTCGAATCCGGCGGCATGAAACAGCTGCTGCGGCAGCTGGGGCCCGACCGCTTCGACGACCTCATCGCGCTCAATGCGCTATTCCGCCCGGGCCCCTTGGGCGCCGGCATGGGCGAGACCTACGTGAAGCGGCGCCACGGCGCCGAGCCCGTGACGTACCAATTCCCGGTGCTGGAGCCCATCCTGGCTCCCACCTATGGCGTGATCCTCTACCAGGAACAGGTCATGCAGATCGCGAGCGCCATCGCGGGCTACTCCCTGGGCGAAGCCGACATGCTGCGGCGCGCCATGGGCAAGAAGGACCTCCTCAAGATGCAGAAGGAGAAGTCCAAGTTCACGGAGCAGGGCGTGGCCCGCGGCTTTGATGAGCGGAAGGTGGGGGAGATCTTCGACCTCATCGAGTATTTCGCCGGCTATGGCTTCAACAAGAGCCACAGCGCGGCCTATGCGATGGTGGCCTACGAGACCGCCTACCTGAAGGCGAACCACCCCACGGAATTCATGGCAGGGCTCCTCAGCACCAAGAGCGGCCGCACCGACGACGTGGTGAAGTACATCCAGAACTGCCGAGAGAAGGGCATCGAGGTCCTGGGGCCGGACATCAATGTGTCGGGCCTGGACTTCACCGTGACGGGCGAGAAGCAGATCCGCTTCGGGTTCGCGGCGGTGAAGGGGCTCGGCGAAGCCGCGCTCCAGGCCATCCTGGAGGCCCGGAAGGCCGAAGGCGGCTTCAAGGATTTCTTCCACGCGCTGAAGGCCACCGATTTGTCCAAGGCCAACCGCCGCGTCTGGGAATCCCTCATCAAGGCCGGCGCCTTCGACAGCCTGGAACCCCACCGGGCCGCGCTGCTGGCGGGTCTGGCCTCCGCCATCGAATCCGCTTCCAAAGGGTCCAGCCCCGATCTCGGCATGATGAGCCTCTTCGATGAGGCCGAGATCGCAAGCTGTTCCGCGGATTGGCACCTGCCCGAAGACATCGCCCCCATGAGCCGCCGGGAGCGGCTTGCCGCCGAGCGGGAGACCCTGGGCCTGTTCGTCAGCGGCCATCCGCTGGAGGAATTCGCCGATGCGGTGCGCGTGCACACCCGGGGAACGCTCGCCCAGATCGCCGAACTGGCGGTGGGCGGGCAGGTGCAGGACCGTGACGAAGTGACGGTCGCGGGCATGGTCAGCAATGTGACCTTCAAG encodes:
- the dnaE gene encoding DNA polymerase III subunit alpha, with translation MSFAHLHLHTEYSLLDGLTRIPELVKKCQASGMSSVAVTDHGNMFGMMRLVDACEKTADANGNLAVKPILGSEVYVAPRTRFDRKLDAKNSDTSEEGLEDCVDPSGSRDAGYHLVLLAKNAVGFANLSKLVSKGFTEGFYYKPRIDKELLKEHSEGLIALTACLGGEVQARILQNRLDQAERVAREFRDIFGDDFYLEIQDQGFEKEQQIIPYQMELSKKLGIPLVATNDAHYLNHEDSELHDTLLCIGTKTTKAKEKRMRFATDQFFVKTPEEMRAVFPDHPEYLERTLEIAAKVDLFPITRKPVTPSFPVPAGHTLDSYFVQTARECFEARIERCRPFWAAGALKYPEEKYRERLEFEINTILGMGFPGYFLLVWDFIAKARDMGVPVGPGRGSAAGSIVAWAMKITDIDPMQYDLLFERFLNPERVTMPDVDIDFCRDGRQKVIDYVTEKYGQDRVSNIITINQLKTKAVIKDVARVFEKDFNWANTLTKLVPQEPGKPITMAEALQKSDKLREMYDTDPEVKNVLDISARLEGLARNTGVHAAGVIIAPDDLTTFAPLCVDRDKKVMVQYTMMEAERAGLLKMDFLGLETLTQIAKIQSYVEARHGKPVDMEALRAFDDKKTFDLFASGDTDGIFQFESGGMKQLLRQLGPDRFDDLIALNALFRPGPLGAGMGETYVKRRHGAEPVTYQFPVLEPILAPTYGVILYQEQVMQIASAIAGYSLGEADMLRRAMGKKDLLKMQKEKSKFTEQGVARGFDERKVGEIFDLIEYFAGYGFNKSHSAAYAMVAYETAYLKANHPTEFMAGLLSTKSGRTDDVVKYIQNCREKGIEVLGPDINVSGLDFTVTGEKQIRFGFAAVKGLGEAALQAILEARKAEGGFKDFFHALKATDLSKANRRVWESLIKAGAFDSLEPHRAALLAGLASAIESASKGSSPDLGMMSLFDEAEIASCSADWHLPEDIAPMSRRERLAAERETLGLFVSGHPLEEFADAVRVHTRGTLAQIAELAVGGQVQDRDEVTVAGMVSNVTFKTNQKGEPWAILQIEDVTSKLEVLLMAGLFNSQTKLRSRPFDTYRHLCLPDALLRITGELKIETITSNDEEEEDRTVLKVFATSLEDLEGYQGKGFSGAVVRLPPGECPSNLWPLLKQYDGDLPVHFEYRSAQGLVARVRAGSEIRLRFDADLAERLAKETGCGLGWTY